In the Euphorbia lathyris chromosome 5, ddEupLath1.1, whole genome shotgun sequence genome, one interval contains:
- the LOC136231062 gene encoding polygalacturonase At1g48100 produces the protein MQRNKKTSLVFLIFVIIATFTMFAIISVEARKHHHNNKNKNNSNIKDKRNNNHSNPPIPSPAPAPSQSSTFDILSFGAKADGVSDDSKALLAAWKAACKVTGATVKIPAKLKFLINPITLQGPCMPHLVLQIDGIVLAPPEVGSWPKTSLFQWFNFKWVHQFSIQGSGSVNGQGFHWWSPSSNLYFVQKKSKNIPDMKPTALRFYDSYNVTVRDIEIINSPQCHLKFDSSKGIIVNNITISSPGDSPNTDGIHLQNTQDVEIQHSNIGTGDDCISIQTGCSNIHIHHINCGPGHGISIGSLGKDKTAACVSDITVEKISLKNTLAGARIKTWQGGVGIVKNVTFSNIEVTDVMYPIIIDQFYCDKHKCNNQTEAVAITGVKYDQIIGSYTKQPIHLACSKNVPCVEVDLINIQLKASSSNNNVGLKRSQGLCLNSYGKSEAPLLPSSIDYCLLKDNSFVKRIARSHEHLC, from the exons ATGCAGAGAAACAAGAAAACATCACTAGTGTTTTTGATATTTGTTATTATAGCAACCTTCACTATGTTTGCAATAATATCAGTAGAAGCAAGAAAACATCATCACAAcaacaagaacaagaacaatTCCAATATCAAAGATAAGAGGAACAACAATCACAGCAACCCTCCAATTCCAAGTCCAGCCCCAGCCCCATCACAATCCAGTACTTTTGATATTCTGTCATTTGGAGCCAAAGCTGATGGAGTTTCTGATGATTCTAAG GCACTTTTAGCAGCATGGAAAGCAGCCTGCAAGGTAACTGGTGCAACTGTAAAAATTCCAGCAAAGTTAAAGTTCCTTATCAACCCCATAACTCTTCAAGGTCCATGTATGCCTCACCTTGTTCTTCAG ATAGATGGAATAGTGTTAGCTCCTCCAGAAGTAGGTTCATGGCCTAAAACCAGCCTCTTTCAATGGTTTAACTTCAAATGGGTTCATCAATTTTCTATTCAAGGTTCTGGTTCTGTTAATGGCCAAGGATTTCATTGGTGGTCTCCCAGCTCTAATCTTTATTTTGTTCAG AAGAAATCCAAAAACATTCCTGACATGAAGCCCACA gCTTTGAGATTCTATGATAGTTACAATGTTACAGTTCGTGACATAGAAATCATAAACAGTCCTCAGTGTCATCTCAAATTTGACAGCTCCAAGGGCATAATAGTCAACAATATTACAATATCTTCACCTGGAGATAGCCCAAATACTGATGGAATTCACTTGCAGAATACACAAGATGTTGAAATTCAGCATTCTAATATTGGAACTG GTGATGACTGTATTTCCATACAAACTGGTTGCTCCAATATTCATATCCATCATATTAATTGTGGCCCAGGACATGGTATAAG TATAGGAAGCCTGGGAAAGGATAAAACTGCAGCATGTGTTTCCGATATTACTGTTGAGAAAATCTCCCTCAAAAACACACTAGCTGGAGCTAGAATAAAGACATGGCAG GGAGGCGTGGGAATAGTGAAAAATGTAACATTTTCAAATATCGAAGTAACAGATGTGATGTATCCGATAATAATAGATCAATTCTACTGCGATAAGCATAAATGCAACAACCAAACCGAAGCAGTGGCGATTACGGGAGtgaaatatgaccaaataataggaaGTTACACGAAGCAGCCAATTCATTTAGCTTGCAGCAAAAATGTGCCTTGTGTGGAGGTTGATCTAATAAATATTCAGTTGAAAGCTTCATCATCAAATAATAATGTTGGGTTAAAAAGATCACAAGGTTTGTGTTTGAATTCATATGGGAAATCAGAAGCACCACTTTTGCCTTCAAGTATTGATTATTGTTTATTAAAGGATAATAGTTTTGTTAAGAGGATTGCAAGGTCACATGAACATCTATGCTAG